Proteins from a genomic interval of Treponema brennaborense DSM 12168:
- a CDS encoding metallophosphoesterase, whose protein sequence is MEDTSIRTYSKLKQWPKRVRQALFRFFLYGASLIAGEVAFYTITKIGRSIKPIAWLFTYQWSVDPRFHLDTIWDTGVVPISSLYGQASLYMFLVYGAICVFGLEPAYRWLKSKNVPAFFRGVLYMFIILFMECLLGWVLRGITGFDIWFYADAGAILRYTSWAIAPMWFICGMISENVINLIDSFDALKFRFYGFDGYTPETVGTEKPRTKTVFLSDIHITHGRRSAVFSKAYPYQLAVVLRKYAYDVRVKELVLLGDIFDTWMYGVDERPLSIPEIIKLWERTPLMDSLKLCLERIPQVYYIPGNHDMEATRERLTIEGVEKQLLCVSPGGFNKLHANEGLYAEHGNRVDLFNAPDTAQDALCGLPLGYFMTRIACSTAEPEKVLHRISKERILARSLKEFAQFAGSLDTRQMQANCELAGQSSVLVKLIVDVLVAYANRKRNGLPKLTDETTILMGAENDSVTIGDIKKSYGSLFIRWFERKDVPFVKSILAAAGKHGLDWYADSLCGGKDFRLFFSRLLCRNKVEKIIVFGHTHCSVKSFIQNRKIPGLYVNTGCFCKTGKDRSPTWVEVVERNGKLKAFIRRF, encoded by the coding sequence ATGGAAGATACGAGTATCAGGACATATTCAAAATTAAAACAATGGCCGAAGCGCGTCCGGCAGGCGTTGTTCCGTTTCTTTTTATACGGCGCGTCGCTGATTGCGGGAGAAGTTGCGTTTTATACGATTACGAAAATCGGCCGTTCGATAAAACCGATTGCATGGCTGTTTACGTATCAATGGAGCGTCGATCCGCGGTTCCATTTGGATACGATTTGGGACACGGGTGTCGTGCCGATTTCAAGTCTGTACGGGCAGGCGAGTTTGTATATGTTTTTGGTATACGGCGCTATCTGCGTGTTCGGCCTTGAGCCGGCGTACCGGTGGCTTAAAAGCAAGAACGTTCCGGCGTTTTTCCGCGGGGTGCTGTATATGTTCATCATCCTGTTTATGGAGTGCCTGCTCGGCTGGGTGTTGCGGGGCATAACCGGTTTTGATATTTGGTTTTATGCCGATGCCGGCGCCATTCTGCGGTATACCAGTTGGGCTATCGCGCCGATGTGGTTTATCTGCGGCATGATTTCGGAAAACGTGATCAATTTGATAGATTCGTTCGACGCCCTGAAATTCAGGTTTTACGGATTCGACGGATACACACCGGAAACGGTCGGAACGGAAAAGCCGCGTACGAAGACCGTTTTTTTGAGTGACATTCATATTACGCACGGCAGGCGTTCCGCCGTTTTCAGCAAGGCGTATCCGTATCAGCTTGCCGTCGTACTGCGCAAATATGCGTACGACGTGCGGGTAAAAGAATTGGTGCTGCTCGGCGATATTTTCGATACGTGGATGTACGGCGTCGACGAGCGGCCGCTTTCCATTCCGGAAATTATCAAGCTGTGGGAACGGACGCCGCTGATGGATTCGCTCAAATTATGTTTGGAACGGATTCCGCAGGTGTATTATATTCCCGGCAACCACGATATGGAAGCGACGCGGGAGCGGCTTACCATTGAAGGTGTTGAAAAGCAGCTGCTGTGCGTTTCTCCGGGCGGCTTCAATAAACTTCATGCAAACGAAGGATTGTACGCGGAGCACGGTAACCGCGTCGATCTGTTCAATGCGCCCGATACGGCGCAGGACGCGCTGTGCGGACTGCCGCTCGGTTATTTTATGACGCGCATCGCCTGTTCGACTGCGGAACCGGAAAAGGTGCTGCATCGGATTTCAAAAGAACGGATTCTGGCTCGGAGTTTGAAGGAATTCGCGCAGTTTGCCGGTTCTTTGGATACGCGGCAGATGCAGGCGAACTGTGAGCTTGCGGGGCAGAGCAGCGTGCTCGTGAAACTGATTGTGGACGTTTTGGTCGCGTATGCGAACCGGAAGCGGAACGGGCTGCCCAAATTGACCGACGAGACGACGATTTTAATGGGAGCGGAAAACGATTCCGTTACTATCGGCGACATAAAGAAATCGTACGGATCGCTTTTTATCCGATGGTTCGAGCGCAAAGACGTTCCGTTCGTCAAAAGCATTTTGGCCGCCGCCGGTAAGCACGGACTCGACTGGTATGCGGACAGTTTGTGCGGCGGTAAGGATTTTCGGCTCTTTTTTTCACGGCTTTTGTGCCGCAACAAGGTTGAAAAAATCATCGTATTCGGGCATACTCATTGCAGCGTCAAATCCTTTATTCAAAACAGGAAAATCCCCGGTTTGTATGTGAATACCGGCTGTTTTTGTAAAACCGGCAAAGATCGTTCCCCCACCTGGGTGGAAGTCGTTGAGCGGAACGGAAAGCTGAAAGCGTTTATCCGCCGGTTTTAG
- a CDS encoding DNA-methyltransferase — MEEKKRSSRNKTLILTDSERNAYRRELRYVSADSGDCGEGSREGARAQSGKGARDGSLFSAESLDGSLFCGDLFDVLPRLPAEFADLLILDPPYNLDKTFDGMRFSATDHRQYSAYLESWFTPLLETLKPNGSLYLCGDWKSTGSLFLLLEKHAHILNRIIWQREKGRGALRNWKNNCEDIWFAVKSPQAEYYFDAEAVKQKRRVIAPYRENGAPKDWTESDGGKYRLTSAGNFWDDITVPYWSMKENTPHPTQKPEKLLAKLILASCPPGGMVFDPFAGSGTTLTAAKKLGRRFCGIERSEEYCLFARKRLALAESDRSIQGYRDGVFWERNSAPQ; from the coding sequence ATGGAAGAAAAAAAACGTTCATCCCGCAATAAAACGCTGATTTTGACGGACAGCGAACGGAATGCGTATCGGCGTGAATTGCGGTACGTTTCCGCTGATAGCGGCGACTGCGGCGAAGGTTCCCGTGAAGGTGCACGCGCACAAAGCGGCAAAGGTGCACGGGACGGTTCCCTTTTTTCCGCAGAATCGCTCGACGGCAGTTTGTTCTGCGGCGACCTGTTCGACGTGCTGCCGCGGCTTCCCGCCGAATTTGCCGATTTGCTGATTTTGGATCCGCCTTATAATCTTGATAAAACGTTCGACGGAATGCGGTTTTCTGCAACTGATCACAGGCAATATTCGGCATATCTTGAAAGCTGGTTTACGCCGCTGCTCGAAACGCTCAAGCCGAACGGTTCGCTGTATCTGTGCGGTGACTGGAAAAGTACCGGTTCGTTGTTTTTGCTGCTTGAAAAGCACGCGCACATTCTGAACCGGATCATCTGGCAGCGTGAAAAGGGACGCGGCGCGCTGCGTAATTGGAAAAACAACTGCGAAGACATTTGGTTCGCGGTAAAATCGCCGCAGGCCGAATATTATTTCGACGCGGAAGCCGTAAAGCAGAAGCGCCGCGTCATCGCGCCGTACCGTGAAAACGGCGCGCCGAAGGACTGGACGGAAAGCGACGGCGGCAAATATCGGCTGACTTCCGCCGGAAATTTTTGGGACGATATTACCGTTCCGTATTGGTCCATGAAGGAAAACACGCCGCATCCGACGCAAAAGCCTGAAAAACTGTTGGCAAAGCTTATATTGGCAAGTTGTCCGCCGGGCGGAATGGTGTTCGATCCGTTCGCCGGTTCCGGTACGACGCTGACGGCGGCAAAAAAGCTCGGCCGCCGGTTTTGCGGTATCGAGCGCAGTGAAGAATACTGTCTGTTTGCACGTAAGCGGCTTGCGCTTGCCGAAAGCGACCGTTCGATACAAGGATACCGCGACGGCGTTTTCTGGGAACGTAATTCCGCCCCGCAGTAA
- a CDS encoding AAA and adenylate/guanylate cyclase domain-containing protein — protein MCKNDCVRCKTLTGFIPSRREVASIITYLPHRIVNQLDECPCCVFERNKEQLRGTVVYIDLVGFTPIVLNYIKDARGPIENLSEIFFEYFNRLIEPIQKLGGSVYQIAGDSLLIGFELLAGETEYTNWNRAWTAVQICCANSAAYNAECKERNGFELVPKTGVGFGDFYQLIVGKRGNLHTLDAAADSDTVSLGSDAEPLDSAHPYAGEQYFTAIICGRAVDDAVNSEKSCKPARIVLAASAMSAMRKYVAAPPACTPIGDSFYELSPAGDWHGDYDPVQCELELNRKIDELSNERFFGRALSFTAPQLHEQIIKNFKLFSGEYRDVSCVMVQVSGDFIDTVGDDRQFSAGFGNFSNLYDIIQEDALRFGGFLLKPDISDKGNVFPVLFGAPNAIENAEKKAVLFSDALYKKSIQLPFVDALSIGIASGKVYCGEIGSKMRKDFSVVGVTVNLASRFMTASGKNCIFTDEATKNAIPDLCEFSEKMLIKAKGFTEPQPVYRILSVRHAGGSRKKSVLIGRREELEFLKSRQKLSEAGNRLITGIIGDAGMGKSLLVETLLEDIGRGRSVPEIICGSCYQYEQTTTFYPWREIVRTMFDIPEACRPEELEELLREKTEQLFSDEQKKWTVPFFIMMGCLVEEPDEIKDIDPSIKQMKIFSLVNHILSDRAQDHPVVIVIEDIHWIDHLSLKLVEYLGAAVADSPVHFILPSRQEDCFAHVKSCHNVSVLHLKKLEHDAAFELAQRLLNSESEEAVLIEKIIGAADCNPFFIENIVLNLVSEGSLQELDTGKRRLVKSIDQIVIPSSIQGIILSRLDSLKFDEQIIIKTASVMGRTFIPEILQAVIPPSIPENVFKTALYHCEANNFILCEQAETVNYIFKHVMIRDALYNTLLERTRHEINKLLLLYLEHAFKDNLIPICERLAYHSIESGDTERIITYSLMAASKAEKQYAIQESVHHYENALRSIENSGDALVLKKLGSVQLRLASVYRQSGEYRKAVALYNEAKKSAASKMELAEIWRGVGHCYQEQGSFSDAIGALETSLKLLGIHTPKRPVYIGLSLVREVLVQVCNWLFFKDSAIQAKNAQIDRIEKICQNFLVLDKLYYFDRAEKLAWSTIAGHNMAAKLAGRSDIRCISNADYGVTLLSIGMLKLSRHQFGIAEKASEAMSNATVSSIYKARYAFFYLFYNQPIRSMQLLEEAVAHFRNAGEMWELMTAEGALAQNYFLISDVRKSEKAYRESGDIATRLNSPMHIGWAYNKIPFIKYLCAELAAREAEQVLKKGIKLSASTNDHMTLCIHYGHLCYIAEKEKNVQKTVEYVRQIMRENEKYPVNIPHVKISYVNAAEGILFVLERIADGAVDASDLPCSVFKLEKLLRRALKQAERLGETFDLIKGGALRAQARYARYSGNTGKAARLALLASDFLKTTPFRWEYANALLETARCIPERAEACRSKARRIFTECGMHGEAQRMGE, from the coding sequence ATGTGTAAAAACGATTGTGTCCGCTGCAAAACTCTCACCGGATTTATTCCTTCCCGCAGAGAAGTTGCTTCCATTATTACGTATTTACCGCATCGAATCGTGAATCAACTTGACGAATGTCCGTGCTGTGTTTTCGAGCGTAATAAAGAACAACTGCGCGGAACCGTCGTGTATATCGATCTGGTCGGATTTACGCCGATCGTCCTGAATTATATCAAGGATGCGCGCGGCCCGATCGAGAATCTGTCCGAAATCTTTTTTGAATATTTTAACCGGCTGATCGAACCCATTCAGAAATTGGGCGGTTCCGTTTATCAGATTGCGGGAGATTCGCTGCTTATCGGTTTTGAACTGCTTGCCGGTGAAACCGAGTATACGAACTGGAATCGGGCCTGGACTGCCGTGCAGATTTGCTGTGCGAACAGTGCTGCGTACAACGCGGAGTGTAAGGAACGGAACGGTTTCGAGCTCGTTCCCAAGACGGGCGTCGGATTCGGTGATTTTTATCAGCTGATAGTCGGCAAGCGCGGCAATCTGCACACTTTGGATGCGGCAGCCGATTCGGATACCGTATCGCTCGGTTCGGATGCCGAGCCGCTTGATTCGGCGCATCCGTACGCAGGCGAACAGTATTTTACCGCGATCATCTGCGGCCGGGCCGTCGACGATGCGGTCAACAGTGAAAAATCGTGCAAACCGGCGCGGATCGTGCTTGCGGCGAGCGCAATGTCCGCCATGCGGAAATACGTCGCTGCGCCGCCTGCGTGTACGCCGATAGGCGACTCGTTTTACGAACTGTCGCCGGCCGGAGACTGGCACGGCGACTATGATCCGGTACAATGCGAACTCGAGTTGAATCGGAAGATCGACGAATTGTCGAACGAACGGTTTTTCGGCCGTGCGCTTTCTTTTACCGCGCCGCAGCTGCACGAACAGATCATCAAAAACTTCAAACTGTTTTCGGGTGAGTATCGCGACGTTTCGTGCGTCATGGTGCAAGTGTCCGGCGATTTTATCGATACGGTCGGCGACGATCGGCAATTTAGCGCCGGTTTCGGTAATTTCAGCAATTTGTACGATATCATTCAGGAAGACGCGCTGCGGTTCGGCGGATTTTTGCTGAAACCGGATATTTCCGACAAGGGAAACGTGTTTCCCGTACTGTTCGGTGCGCCGAACGCGATCGAAAACGCCGAAAAAAAGGCGGTGCTTTTTTCCGATGCGTTGTACAAAAAAAGCATCCAGCTGCCGTTCGTCGATGCGTTGAGCATCGGCATCGCGAGCGGCAAGGTGTATTGCGGTGAAATCGGCTCTAAAATGAGAAAGGATTTTTCGGTCGTCGGCGTTACCGTAAATCTGGCGTCGAGATTTATGACCGCTTCGGGAAAAAATTGCATTTTTACGGATGAAGCGACTAAAAACGCCATTCCCGATTTGTGCGAGTTCAGTGAAAAAATGCTGATCAAGGCGAAAGGTTTTACCGAACCGCAGCCGGTGTACCGGATACTTTCGGTGAGGCACGCGGGCGGTTCCCGTAAGAAATCGGTGCTGATCGGTAGGCGTGAAGAATTGGAATTTTTGAAAAGCCGTCAAAAGCTTTCCGAAGCGGGCAACCGACTGATCACCGGTATTATCGGCGACGCCGGTATGGGAAAATCGTTGCTGGTAGAAACGCTGTTGGAAGATATCGGGCGCGGACGCAGTGTACCGGAGATCATTTGCGGGTCGTGTTACCAGTACGAGCAGACGACGACGTTTTATCCGTGGCGTGAAATTGTGCGGACTATGTTCGATATTCCCGAAGCGTGTCGGCCGGAAGAATTGGAAGAACTGCTGCGTGAAAAGACGGAGCAACTGTTCAGTGATGAACAGAAAAAATGGACGGTGCCGTTTTTTATCATGATGGGCTGTCTGGTTGAAGAACCTGACGAAATAAAAGACATCGATCCGTCCATTAAACAGATGAAAATATTTTCACTGGTCAATCATATCCTGTCCGACCGGGCGCAAGATCATCCGGTAGTTATCGTCATAGAAGACATACATTGGATAGATCATCTTTCATTAAAACTCGTGGAATACTTGGGTGCGGCGGTTGCCGATTCGCCGGTGCATTTCATTTTGCCGTCGCGGCAGGAAGACTGTTTTGCGCACGTAAAATCGTGCCACAATGTGTCCGTTTTGCACTTGAAAAAACTGGAACACGACGCGGCGTTTGAACTCGCACAGCGGCTTTTAAATTCGGAATCGGAAGAAGCGGTGCTGATAGAAAAAATTATCGGAGCCGCCGACTGCAATCCGTTCTTTATAGAAAACATCGTACTCAATTTGGTAAGCGAAGGATCGCTGCAGGAACTCGACACGGGTAAACGGCGATTGGTAAAGTCGATAGATCAGATCGTGATTCCGTCGTCGATTCAGGGAATCATTCTCTCTCGGCTCGATTCGCTGAAATTCGACGAGCAGATTATCATCAAAACGGCGTCCGTAATGGGGAGAACGTTCATTCCCGAAATACTGCAGGCGGTCATTCCGCCGTCCATTCCGGAAAACGTGTTCAAAACGGCGCTGTATCATTGTGAAGCGAACAATTTCATTCTGTGCGAACAGGCGGAAACGGTCAACTATATTTTCAAACACGTGATGATTCGCGACGCGCTGTACAACACGCTGCTTGAACGGACCCGGCATGAAATAAACAAATTGCTGCTTTTGTATTTGGAACACGCGTTCAAAGACAACCTGATTCCGATCTGCGAACGGTTGGCGTATCACAGCATCGAGTCGGGCGACACCGAGCGGATCATTACGTATTCGCTGATGGCCGCGTCGAAGGCCGAAAAACAGTATGCGATTCAGGAATCCGTTCATCATTACGAAAACGCGCTGCGCTCCATTGAAAACAGCGGCGACGCGCTCGTTCTGAAAAAACTCGGATCCGTGCAGCTGCGGCTCGCCTCCGTTTACCGGCAAAGCGGCGAATATCGCAAAGCCGTCGCCCTCTATAACGAGGCAAAAAAATCCGCGGCTTCCAAAATGGAACTCGCCGAAATTTGGCGCGGAGTCGGGCATTGCTATCAGGAACAGGGCTCGTTTTCCGACGCTATCGGCGCGCTTGAAACGTCGCTCAAGCTGCTCGGTATTCACACGCCGAAGCGCCCGGTATACATCGGGCTGTCTCTTGTGCGTGAAGTGCTCGTTCAGGTGTGCAACTGGCTGTTTTTTAAAGATTCCGCGATTCAGGCAAAAAACGCGCAGATCGATCGGATTGAAAAAATATGCCAGAATTTTCTGGTGTTGGACAAGCTGTATTATTTTGACCGTGCCGAAAAATTGGCCTGGTCTACGATTGCCGGGCATAACATGGCGGCAAAACTGGCGGGGCGCAGCGATATCCGCTGCATTTCAAACGCGGATTACGGGGTAACGCTGCTGAGTATCGGTATGCTCAAGCTGAGCCGCCACCAGTTCGGCATTGCCGAAAAGGCATCCGAGGCGATGTCGAACGCGACCGTTTCCAGTATCTATAAGGCGCGGTACGCGTTCTTCTATCTGTTTTACAATCAGCCTATCAGGTCGATGCAGCTGTTGGAAGAAGCCGTCGCGCATTTCCGCAACGCCGGTGAAATGTGGGAACTGATGACGGCGGAAGGCGCGCTCGCGCAGAATTATTTTTTGATCAGCGACGTGCGGAAATCGGAAAAAGCGTACCGCGAATCAGGCGATATTGCGACGCGGCTCAACTCGCCCATGCACATCGGTTGGGCGTATAATAAAATTCCGTTCATAAAATACTTATGTGCGGAACTTGCCGCGCGTGAAGCCGAGCAGGTACTGAAAAAAGGTATCAAGCTGAGTGCTTCGACGAACGATCACATGACGCTGTGCATCCATTACGGTCATTTGTGCTACATTGCGGAAAAAGAAAAAAACGTTCAGAAAACGGTTGAATACGTGCGGCAGATTATGCGTGAAAATGAAAAATATCCGGTCAATATTCCCCACGTCAAAATATCATACGTAAACGCGGCGGAGGGGATTCTGTTCGTGCTTGAACGGATTGCCGACGGCGCCGTCGATGCGTCGGACCTGCCGTGTTCGGTTTTTAAACTGGAAAAACTGCTGCGCCGCGCGCTGAAACAGGCCGAACGGCTGGGCGAGACGTTCGATTTGATAAAAGGCGGCGCGCTGCGTGCGCAGGCACGGTATGCGCGGTATTCGGGTAATACCGGCAAAGCTGCCCGGCTGGCGCTGCTTGCCTCGGATTTTCTGAAAACGACGCCGTTCCGGTGGGAATATGCGAACGCGCTGCTCGAAACTGCGCGCTGCATCCCCGAACGTGCGGAAGCGTGCCGCAGTAAGGCGCGCCGCATTTTTACGGAATGCGGTATGCACGGCGAAGCGCAGCGAATGGGTGAATAA
- a CDS encoding helix-turn-helix domain-containing protein translates to MSDYHIQFIRNLKFFRKQKGFSQSEFAERCDVSNGTIGNIECGAAKPSFDLILVMAAVLEIPPARLFADPAAEKEPAAEILSHEAKALVIRTVTDALNLL, encoded by the coding sequence ATGTCCGATTATCACATCCAGTTTATACGGAATCTTAAATTTTTTCGGAAGCAAAAAGGATTTTCGCAAAGCGAATTCGCCGAGCGCTGCGACGTTTCAAACGGAACGATCGGCAATATCGAATGCGGCGCGGCGAAGCCGTCGTTCGATCTTATCCTCGTCATGGCAGCGGTACTGGAAATACCCCCGGCACGGCTGTTCGCCGATCCCGCCGCTGAAAAAGAGCCTGCGGCGGAAATACTTTCACATGAAGCGAAAGCGCTCGTCATCCGCACCGTAACCGACGCGCTCAATTTGCTGTAA
- a CDS encoding ABC transporter permease codes for MIESILIEGMIYGLMVLGVFITFRVLNFADMTVDGSFPLGAAVTAMLLINGVHPVPALLAAFAAGMGAGLVTALIHTKLHVPDLLSGILTMTMLYSVNLRIMANRANVSLLKVDTVFSGISRLAERTGAAPELLTVVFLILVAAAVKILLDLFFHTDFGLTMGALGSNPQLIMSQGMNPQVIKTVGICLANGLAAAAGALAAMYNGFADVGSGTGIVVSGLASLMLGEFLLKSNRIGLLTFRVLLGSVVYRALMFVARMYGYKIGMTANDLKLITGILIIVCLILSQTGILDKIRKGRTAKPAGIHTTPAGSNAAPDMVAKGENE; via the coding sequence ATGATAGAAAGCATATTAATAGAAGGAATGATATACGGTCTTATGGTGCTGGGCGTGTTCATCACGTTCCGCGTGCTGAACTTTGCGGATATGACCGTAGACGGTTCGTTTCCGCTCGGCGCAGCGGTAACGGCGATGCTGCTCATCAACGGAGTGCATCCCGTTCCGGCACTGCTCGCCGCGTTCGCAGCCGGCATGGGAGCAGGTCTCGTTACGGCGCTGATTCATACCAAACTGCACGTTCCCGATTTGCTTTCCGGTATTCTTACCATGACCATGCTGTATTCGGTGAACCTGCGCATCATGGCAAACCGCGCGAACGTTTCGCTTCTGAAAGTGGACACCGTTTTTTCCGGTATCAGCCGCCTGGCGGAACGAACCGGAGCCGCGCCGGAATTGCTGACCGTCGTTTTTTTGATACTCGTCGCAGCCGCAGTCAAGATACTGCTCGATTTGTTTTTTCACACCGACTTCGGACTCACGATGGGTGCGCTCGGCTCGAATCCGCAGCTGATCATGTCGCAGGGGATGAATCCGCAGGTGATAAAAACGGTCGGTATCTGCCTTGCAAACGGACTGGCCGCGGCGGCGGGAGCGCTTGCCGCCATGTACAACGGATTCGCGGACGTCGGATCGGGAACCGGCATCGTCGTTTCGGGACTCGCCTCGCTCATGCTCGGTGAATTCCTGCTGAAATCGAACAGGATCGGACTGCTCACGTTCCGCGTGCTGCTCGGCTCCGTCGTCTACCGCGCGCTTATGTTCGTAGCGCGCATGTACGGCTACAAAATCGGCATGACCGCGAACGACCTTAAACTCATCACCGGCATTTTGATAATCGTCTGCCTGATTCTGTCACAAACGGGTATCCTCGACAAAATACGCAAAGGGCGCACGGCGAAACCCGCCGGCATCCATACCACTCCCGCCGGTAGCAACGCCGCTCCCGACATGGTCGCGAAAGGAGAAAACGAATAA
- a CDS encoding ABC transporter ATP-binding protein, with amino-acid sequence MLTLENIGMTFAAGTPDENVALKNINLSVNKGDFITVIGSNGAGKSTLYNVIAGTLTPTNGRILLDMPQITATQISAPRAKMPDGQRDITRDREYRRAHYIGRIFQNPLLGTAGKMTLEDNMMICSRKGYKGLKISLNNKTRNYFRSRLTELNMGLENRLHDNVEQFSGGQRQALTLLMVVMSKPALLLLDEHTAALDPANADIVMNLTLKFAKEYGLTVMMITHNMNHALEYGNRLLMMDAGSIILDINAQEKERLTLDDLIERFRSIKNPNAASDRILLQ; translated from the coding sequence ATGCTTACGCTGGAAAACATCGGCATGACGTTCGCCGCCGGAACGCCGGATGAAAACGTCGCGCTCAAAAATATCAACCTGTCCGTCAATAAGGGAGACTTCATCACCGTCATCGGTTCCAACGGAGCCGGAAAATCGACCCTGTACAACGTTATCGCGGGAACGCTCACTCCCACGAACGGCCGCATTCTGCTCGACATGCCGCAGATCACCGCAACGCAAATATCCGCCCCGCGTGCGAAAATGCCGGACGGGCAGCGTGACATCACCCGCGACCGCGAATACCGGCGCGCGCACTACATCGGCCGCATATTCCAAAATCCGCTGCTGGGTACCGCCGGAAAAATGACGCTTGAAGACAACATGATGATCTGTTCCCGCAAAGGCTACAAAGGACTCAAAATCAGTCTGAACAATAAAACGCGGAATTATTTCAGGAGCCGCCTTACCGAATTGAATATGGGACTTGAAAATCGCCTGCACGACAACGTCGAACAGTTTTCGGGCGGACAGCGGCAGGCGCTCACCCTGCTCATGGTGGTCATGTCCAAGCCCGCGCTGCTGCTGCTCGACGAGCACACCGCCGCCCTTGACCCGGCGAACGCAGATATCGTCATGAATCTGACGCTTAAATTCGCAAAAGAATACGGGCTCACCGTCATGATGATCACGCACAATATGAATCACGCGCTCGAATACGGCAACCGCCTCCTGATGATGGACGCGGGCAGCATCATTCTCGACATAAACGCGCAGGAAAAGGAACGGCTCACGCTCGACGATCTTATAGAACGGTTCCGCTCGATAAAAAACCCGAACGCCGCCAGCGACCGCATTCTGTTGCAGTAA
- a CDS encoding ABC transporter substrate-binding protein, which produces MKKTLTLLFTAALASAALFAGGTKDTAAANDGTVKIGIAKIVQHVALDQVEQGIIDAVNDAGFSVTYDLQNANGDVNTAAQIAAKFKAEKVDVAVGIATPVAVALATAIKDRPVVFGTITDPVGAGLVSTLAHGEGNVTGMSDAIPTREHIKMFKDIAGIKTLGYIYTSNEANSVSALALVESACDEFGIKLVTQSISTSAEVKQAAEALVSRVDGVYLTTDNTVFSALNSLIQVFDKARKPIFSGDVTGAMNGGCLIASGFNYYKAGYATGEMVVQILNGAKPADIPVRFMTEPSDSDLLINLDAAALCGITVPQTYVDSANMIYRNGTLTQK; this is translated from the coding sequence ATGAAAAAGACACTTACCCTGCTGTTCACGGCAGCCCTCGCCTCCGCAGCGCTTTTCGCAGGCGGAACGAAAGACACCGCCGCCGCAAACGACGGAACCGTAAAAATCGGCATCGCAAAAATCGTCCAGCACGTCGCGCTCGATCAAGTCGAACAGGGCATCATCGACGCCGTTAACGACGCGGGATTCAGCGTAACGTACGACCTGCAAAACGCCAACGGCGACGTCAACACCGCAGCCCAAATTGCCGCAAAATTCAAAGCCGAAAAGGTAGACGTCGCCGTCGGTATCGCAACCCCCGTCGCCGTCGCACTCGCCACAGCCATCAAAGACCGCCCCGTCGTGTTCGGTACCATCACCGACCCCGTCGGCGCCGGATTGGTTTCGACGCTCGCACACGGAGAAGGCAACGTTACCGGCATGTCGGACGCCATTCCTACCCGCGAGCATATTAAAATGTTCAAAGATATCGCGGGAATCAAAACGCTCGGCTACATCTACACCAGCAATGAAGCGAACTCCGTTTCCGCGCTCGCCCTGGTTGAATCGGCCTGCGACGAATTCGGCATAAAACTGGTAACCCAATCCATTTCAACCTCGGCGGAAGTCAAACAGGCTGCCGAAGCGCTCGTCAGCCGCGTAGACGGCGTCTATCTTACCACCGACAACACCGTGTTTTCGGCGCTGAATTCGCTCATTCAAGTGTTCGATAAAGCCCGCAAACCGATATTCTCCGGCGACGTTACCGGCGCAATGAACGGCGGCTGCCTTATTGCCTCCGGGTTCAACTATTACAAAGCCGGATACGCTACGGGAGAAATGGTCGTACAGATTCTCAACGGTGCAAAGCCCGCCGACATTCCCGTCCGATTCATGACCGAACCGTCCGACTCGGACTTGCTGATAAACCTCGACGCCGCCGCACTGTGCGGAATCACCGTTCCCCAAACCTACGTTGACAGCGCGAACATGATTTACCGGAACGGCACGCTTACTCAGAAATAA